The Candidatus Zixiibacteriota bacterium DNA segment GGGGGAAGATCATTTGGGGGTGATCCTTGTAACCCGCCCCAAACAAGGTTTGAGACGGCCACCCGACGGCGAGTGGGTGGCACCCTCAAAGCCGCTTTGGGGGTGATCCTTGTAACCCGCCCCAAACAAGGTTTGAGACGGCCACCCGACGCCTGCGCTCAGGTTGACAGGCGAAGAGTCTGATTGTTACCACCCTTGCACATAGTGTATCGATCTGCGACCTGTGCAAAGAATCAGCATCCACAAAACCACACTGTGGGCAATCGTTTACGCCGCGGCACAGTTTGTCCATCGGTCGGCACGGTTGTTGTCCTATTACTGTCTGAGATGGCTTTTGGAATCGACATACTTGACCGCCTGGAATGTCCCTCCCGGCAACAGCGCCCACCGGTAGAGGCCACAGGTTGCCGAACCGGCCGACGGCCTTCCCGCCCTGCTGCCGATCTGCGGTCCGCGGCTATCACCCGGTGGCCACGGGGCCATCGCCGGTCGGCGGACAACTTCGGCGACAGAGCGGGACGGGGACGACCCAGCGACGGTCGATCGAGAGCAACCCGTTCCACCTGGGTCGACCCTTCCGACTCGACCTGATCTGACCCGGCTGACTTGAAGTGTAAACATGAACAGACCAACCCCAACAACCGCAGGAAAACCTGGATACCGCCGGGCGATCTTGACCGTGATCAATACCGTGACGGTTCTCTGTCTTGTGGCACTGCTGCTTCCCTCCCCAGCGGCATCGTTTGATCTGCCCGACTTCGATCCCTGGTACTATCAATCGAACGACGAATGGCAGTTCATGGTGCCGGACAAGGCTCAACACTATTACGGCTCACAGTTGCTGGTGGAAGGTGGCATGCACCCCGCCGCAGCGTTGGCCGCTGGGTTCATGTATGAAGTTTATCAGAACGAAATCGGGGTCGGGTTTTCTTACAAGGATTTGATTGCCGACGCTTTCGGCGTATTGGCGGGTACGGTCAACAGTGATAAATTCTACCTGTTCATGGATTACTCGACCCGCGACGAATTCGTCAAGCTCAACGCCGTGTTAACGTTTTGAGACTTACTCCTCTTGGGCAACTTTCGCGACATCGGTGACAAGGTCACCATCGGACATTTTGATCAAGCGTACGCCCTGGGTGTTGCGACCGATCACCGAGATATCTTTCACCGCCTGGCGGTTGGCTATCCCTTCTTTGGTAATCAAAATCAACTCATCGCCGTCGAGAGCTTCCATTATCGTGACGACCTCACCATTGCGGTCGGATGTCTTGACATTGATGATCCCTTTGCCGCCACGATTGGTGACCCGGTAATCGTTGACCGAAGAGCGTTTGCCGTAGCCGTTCTCGGTGACAACTAAGAGAGAACTGTCACGTTTGAGCACGACCATCCCGATAACATAGTCACCCTTGCCGAGGTTGATCCCCTTGACGCCATAGGCGGTGCGACCCATAGAGCGCACTTTGCTTTCGGGGAACCTGATGGCCATGCCCTTACGACTGGCCAGCACGATATCGGATGAACCGTCGGTTATCTGGGCTTCGATCAACTCGTCGTCGGTGGGCAGATTCATGGCGTTGACGCCAACGACGCGCGGATTGGAGAAAGCATCCAAAGGCGTCTTCTTGATCACACCCGAGCGCGTAGCCATCACCACGAACCGGTCGGGCGAGAAATCGCGGACGCGACAGAAAGCAGTGATTGTTTCGCCGCGCTCCAACTTGCACATGTTGACGATCGGTTTTCCCTTGGCCAGTTTACCGCCGGTGGGGATAGCGTGTACCTTCACCCAATAGCAGCGTCCCTTGGTGGAGAAGAAGAGAATAAATTCATGCGTTGAAGCGATAAAGAGATGCTCGGCAAAATCCTCTTCTTTGGTGGCGATTCCCTTCACGCCGCGACCACCACGGTTCTGGCGACGGTAGGCCGACACTGAGAGTCGTTTGATGTATCCAAGGTGCGAGATAGTGATAGCCATCTCTTCTTCAGCGATGAGGTCCTCGACACTGAGTTCCTCGGCGGCGTCCTGGATTTCGGTGCGACGGTCGTCGCCGAACCGTTTGGCCAGGTCCTCGGTCTCTTCTTTGATGATATTCATGCGCAGCGCCTTGGAAGCGAGAATCGCTTTGAGTTGCGTAATGCGCTTTATCAGTTCGCGGTATTCATCTTCGATCTTCTTGCGCTCAAGACCGGTCAGTCTTTGCAGACGCATCTCAAGGATGGCCGTCGCCTGCCGGTCGGAGAGCTTAAACTTCTTCATCAAACCGGCATGGGCGGTGGGAGTGTCTTTGGACTTTTTGATCAGCGTAATAACGGCGTCGATGTTGTCCAGGGCGATTCGGTATCCTTCGAGAATATGAGCCCGGGTCTCCGCCTTGTTCAGTTCAAACTGAGTGCGACGGGTGACAACCTCATGGCGGTGATCGACAAACGATTGGATCAGTTGTTTCAACGTTAGAAGCTTGGGAATACCGTGATCGAGTCCCAGCATCATCACCGAAAACGTCGTCTGCATGGTGGTGTGTTTGTATAGTTGATTGAGAACGATATCGGCTTGCTGATCGCGTTTGAGTTCCACGACGATACGCATGCCGTCACGATCGGATTCGTCGCGCAGATCGGAGATGCCTTCGATAACTTTGTCACGCACCAGGTCGGCTATTTTTTCAAGCAGGTTGGACTTGTTGACCTGATACGGAATCTCGGTGACGACTATAGCTTCCTTGCCGTTGGTCATGTGCTCAACGGCGGCCCGTGCGCGGACCAGCAGGCGACCCTTGCCGGTGCGGTAAGCTTCACGGATACCTTCGCGACCGTTGATAATGCCGCCGGTCGGGAAATCCGGCGCCGACACTATCTCCATCAGATCCTCGTTTTCACAATCCGGTTCGGCGATCGTTTTCAAGATAGCTTCGGCAATTTCGCTGAGGTTGTGCGGAGGTATACTGGTAGCCATGCCGACCGCGATGCCGGTGGTGCCGTTGCAAATCAGATTGGGAAACTTACCGGGCAATACGGTGGGTTCTTCACGCGTGGCGTCATAGTTGGACATGAAGTCGACCGTCTCTTTGTCGATGTCGGCGAGAATCTCTACTGCAATCGGCGTCAGTCGCGCTTCGGTGTAACGCATGGCCGCTGCGCCGTCACCATCGATGGAACCGAAGTTACCCTGACCATCCACAAGCGGATAGCGCATGTTGAACGGCTGGGCCATCCGCACCAGAGTCGGATAGACCACTTGTTCACCGTGCGGATGATAGTTACCCGAGGTGTCGCCGGCAATCTTGGCGCATTTGCGATGGGCCTTGCCGGGGTTCAGATTAAGATCGTTCATTGCCACCAGGATTCGACGGTTCGACGGTTTCATCCCATCACGGATATCCGGTAGAGCGCGGTTGGTGATGACCGACATGGAGTAGTCGAGATATGATGACTTCATTTCCTCTTCGAGGAAGACCGTTTCGATCTTTTCGCTTTCAAGCGGCATGAGGCGAATTCCTTATAAATCCGGGCAGTTTCGGTCAATTCATGGACTTTCAAAGTACGCATCTTAGTGGTTCAAGGCAACAAAAAACAGACCCCGGCCGTCAGTTGTATCCACTTGGGCTACTATCGGTTACGTCGCCACAGACAGGTCGTGCAAGGGCGTGGGTTGCATTGCTTTGGGCGAGTTGCATCGTTGAATCTTGACATCAACCGCCAAAACTGCGTATAAGATTAGAATGCATTACAAGCACACTCACAGTCTTATTGTTGTTACATGCATCATAGCAGTGGTAATGACGACCGTTGTAGTTGCCGTCGGCGACGAACCGCCGTTCGATCCATACGTCCTGCTGGGAGAATGGAGCGGCGCCGGAATGTTGGTGATGCCGATGACGGGTGTCGAGCTGGAGGTTGAAGGGAGCGCCAGCTTTGTACAAGATTCATCAGGTGGTTACATTCGCACCGGCATATCCGGTACCAAGTTTCTCTACACCTATTCAGATTCAGGACACTTCTACGTCAACCCCGACAACGACTCCCTGATCTGGGAAGTTTGGGACGGGTTTGGCCGCCACGGTATCTATGAAGGGATCGGCAGGGGCGACACGTTGACAGGTCGTCGGAGAGGCGGCAATGCTGTTTTCCAGGTCACAACGACGATGGTAACACCCGACAGCCTGGATTTGCATTTGTACTACCTTGACAACAACGGACGTCGGTACCAGAAGGCTCGGCTTAACCTGGGACGTAACAGGTAGGCGCCGCTGCATCACTCCTCAAAAGGATGATGATTGTCGAAATCCGGCAGATAATGCGCAGAGCTGGACAGGTCCTGCACCCATCCGCGATAAAAACCAAGAACCTCAAACTCATCGATCACGCGATTGTATTCTTGGACACCGAGACACCGGTGCAATTGTTCGTGGCCCCTTACGGCGGCTGTGGGGTGGTATTGGGCCATGAGCGAAATGTGCACGTCCACCGACAGTTCCTCGGCAATGAAACGCAAGACCTCTATACTGTTTTCGACGTGACCGGGCAACACCAAGTGTCTGATGATCAAACCGCTCGTTATGTAGCCGTCGTTATCCAGCTCAATGGCGGCTCCTTTTTGTCGGTACATTTCGTTGAGCGCTTTCGTAGCTACGCCGACATAGTCTGTTGCACCGGAGTACCGATGGGCTAGCTCATTGTCCATATACTTCATGTCCGGCAGGTAGACATCAATGACTCCCTCCAGGGAGCGAATGGTCTGAAGCCTGTCGTAACCGTTGGTATTGTAGACAAAGGTTGGGTTCCAGCCTCGATTGTTCAAGGCTGTCATGATGGCCCGCATCTGGGTCAGGCAGTGCGACGGCGATACAAAGCCAACGCCATGGGCGCCGCCCTTGAGAATGGTTTCGATTTGACCAACGGCCTCTTCAATGGACATGTCCACTGAGTTGAGGCTGCCTTGGTTGGAGGAGATTTGGTGGTTTTGACAGAAGATGCACTGCAAGTTGCAATGAGCGAAGAAGACATTGCATATACCCTGTGATCCCGACAACACCGGCTCCTCGCCCATGTGACAGCAGATCGATGATATTGGCAGTGAGGCATCGGTCCGACAGTATCCCAGTTGGCCGTCGATACGGTCGACGCCGCACTCGCGGGGGCATAGCGTACATCGGTTCATGGGGTCCGGTCTGCTGTTTGGGTTGCTCTCCGTTGACATGTTGATAAGATAGCAACAGTTCGTGTATCATTCAAGAGGTGGCATGCAACCTTTTTTGTGTTGGGCAGTATGGCCGTGTCACTGGGTGGGGCACCCACAGACCCGGTTTGAGGCGGCCACCCGTCCGTTCAGGGTGAGGTTGAAGAGATGCACTGAGTTAGATTCTGGGCGCGCGAAGCCCCAAAGAGCGATTTATAGCAAAAAAGAAGCGAGGAGTAAACTCCTCGCTTCTTATATAGTCAGTGAACTGACTTTCTAGGAGACTAGAAGCACCAGTCACCACACGGGCACGGGCCGTCGTTGTACAGGAACTCCGCGAGATAAATCACGTCGTCCATGTCAACGTCGCCGTCACAGTCAACGTCGCCCAGGTGCATAAACGGAATCGGTCCGGGACCGGTACCATTCACGTAGCGAGCGAGGCAAACTACGTCGCCAACATCGATGGCGCCGTCATTGTTGACGTCGCCACGACCAAAGCCGAGCCACTTGTTAGCCAATGCCGCGAGGGCGTCGACTTCAGTAGCGTCGCCTGAGGTTCCGTGCAGACCAAACTGAGCCACGGCGAGTTCGTATGTGTCGCCGCCGGCAAAGTCGTGTCCTGCGATAGTGAAGTGAGCTTCACGATCGCTGGTGAACGGAGCCTGGGAGTACTCACCGGCGGGCCGGTTCATGAAGTCCCAAGCAGAGTCGCCAAGATATAGAGTCGGAGTGTTGAACCACATACCGTCGCCGTGTCCGGAAACGGAGTTGATCAGCGGAGTGAAGTCCACATTCGGGTTGCTACCGCAACCAAACGGGAACTTGATCATACCCCATTGGGTATCACCAACACCACCATTGCTGACCCACGCCGCCGATCCGGCTGCGGAACGAGAAGCGATATCATCACTGCCAACGTCATAGTCCATGGTGGCACCCATGCGCCAGCCATCGACCGGGTCACCGTTACGCTCGGTGATTTCCATGATGTCAACGGTGAGGTCCTTCAGAGGCTCAAAGTCGACAGCACCCACCGTGCGTGAGTTACACATAAGACCCATGGTCAGATCGTTATCGAACGGTGCGCCGTAGTTCGACCAATCCCAGCCGCCACCCAGATCAAAGTTCTGCATGGAGTCAAGGTAGGTCGCACAAACACGGTTACCCATGATCGGCTCATATGTAAGGCCGTCAGTGGAGTATCCACCAAGACAGCTCAGCGTCACGCCTTCATCGATGTGAGCTTTACACATGTCGTCACACCAGTTCGGATCCGGCTGCATCGACCAATACGATTCAGCTTCGCCGCCACCAGAATACCAATCCTGGGTGCTAAGAGCCTGCTCAAAGACACCACCGGCCCAAACGAACGAACCCTGATAAACAGAGGCGTCGTCGCCGTCGATGTCGATAGCATGCGGATCCCAGTCGCCGGTACCGATACGACCATTGTTGGTCACGAGCTGCGTGTTACCGCCGCCCATGCCGAACTGCATGGTCGTAGTGTCGATAAGACAGCCACCCACGATAGTCACGTGGATTTCGGGGGCGCCATAGAGAGTCTGACCACAAACATCGTGGAGGTAGAAGTCAGGATCGTTTGACGGAATTACGATATAGAAATCCTGAGGTCCACGAAGGATCATCGACTGGTTGACGTCAAGAACGAGATCAGCCGTGTCGCCGGCGGCAAGAATGTCGCCTGCGTGCGGCCAGACAACCGCTTCGGTGTGAGTCGCGTACTGCAGGAACGGAACGCCTGCATCGGCGCCCAGATTCAACATCTGTTCGCCACGATCACGAAGCACGAAGTAGTCATCGACATCAGCTTCCGGACGGGCCGGGATAGCTTTGAGCTCGAATCCTTCAGTCAAACGATCGGTGATACTGGAGGCACGATCCATCACGTCTGGACGCACGTTGGCCGGAGCAAAGTCCGGAGGAATCCAGGGATGGTTCGCACTTGTGTTGGTCTCGAGTTGACCAAAGATCAAGTCGGTACAACCGGTGTTGACCAACTCATTCGGGAGCGGTACGTGCAAGGAGGTGGCCGGACCAAACTCAACCGAAGGAGAAGGCTGGTACGACTGAATCTCCAAGCGCGGACGATCATCACCCTTGGCCAATACGGAGAGAGTTCCGTAGAGGTCACTTATGGCCAGGTAGCCAGGACCAATCGCCGCACTGAGGGCGATAGAGTTCGGGAAACCACCATAAGTAATACGGCGACGGAAGATTTCGTCACCAGTTGCGGAATTGCGGAAGTCAATGAAGCCATGATGACCGACATCGATCAGAATGTCATCAGCGCCTTCCGGCTCGCAACTGAGGGCCATGTCGCCACGGTACGTATTGTACTCAGGGCTGGAGGTCGCCCACACCGAGGCACCAGTGGTTTTGTTGAACGCAAGGATCAACCCACCGGCCGGCGGGGTCGCCCACCAGGACTGACCGGCTTGATAGATGCGGGCACGGTCGACGACCGGGCCGGCAGCAGTACCGGCAGTATTGGGACGATGTGAAGGTACCGCGTAGGCTACTGATCCGTCGCTGGTGTTGATGCCATACATGACACCGTCACCGGGATGATACGGAGCAGCAATACTGGAGTTGACAAACAACAGACTCTTCTCCAGATCGACGGCGTTAGGAGCGGCAAAACCTTCACCACCCTGCGGGCCTTCCGGATAGACTGTGGCAGCCTGTAGGCCACCGGCTGTTGACAACTGCCAGTTGATGGCGCCGGAGGCGCCGTCGATGGCGTATACATCACCTTCCACACCACCCGGATAGGTGTTGTAGAAAAGCTGTGAGCCATCGGTCGAACCGGACTTAAGCGGTGCGCCAGGAGCTATGTACACCGGGTTGGAAGCCCAACCGCCGTACAGAGCGCCGGTCGCTGCATCGACAGCAACGATAGCACCGTCATCGGTACCGAAGTACAGAACGTCGGTTCCACCCTGATCCAGAATGATAAACGAACCGTAACGGGTCTGGCCAAAGAGGCCGCCGACGCCGACGGATGTAATATCACGGCTCCAGATCGGAGCGCCGGTAGCGAAGTCCCATGCACTTGTTGATTGCTGGTCACCACCGGACAGATACATGACACCACCAGCGATATGCGGGGTGCAACGAATCTGGTTACCCAGCGGGAAGCCAGTAAGCGTGTATAGGGCGGCACCAGTAGCCAAATCCTTCACCTGGACCTGGTTATCCCAGGCACAAGCAATCTTGTCGCCGGAAATAGCGGGACCGGTGTAGAAAATTTGGTTGGTGGGATGAGTGTAGCACCACTGCGTGGTCAGATCGCACTGAGCATCGCTAAAGGAATTGAACGATGCGCCGGTACGTTGCTGATCGTGCTGATGCGTGACCCAGCCTTCGCCATTAGGATCACATACCCGCTCTTCGTGCGGGATGCAACAATGATAGGATTCGGCGAGGAATGCGATATCGCAAGGCACGCCGCCCCAATCGACACAGAGCAGACCCCAGAAACCGTTCCAGAGTTCGGCTGCGCCATTCATCCAGCCACCGCCACCAAAGTCTGTCATGGTAGCAATACCCTCAGCTTCGGTCGGTGACAAGGATTCAATCGAGACCCAGTAGAGGCCTTGAATGGCCACGGCCAACGGAGCGAAGTCGACGGTTGTGTAACTGGGGAACATCACATAATCAGCCGGGGTCAAAGTAACAGAGGCCAATGCCGGGCCAGGCAGACCACCCACATCTTCGTGGACTGAAACCACGGAGTTGTGAGCATAGGCCACGCCCGGATTGAAGTCATAGAGAGCCCAGGAGACTTCTCTGACTTCACACTCTTGCCCAACGGATTTCATCAACTGGGCATCGGCAACGTCGCCGTAAGCATCCGGCAGAGTCCAGTAATACTGCGGACCTACGTCGTACCAAACCAACTCACATTCGAAGTAGGGGTCTTTACACAGGTTAGCAGTGTATTTCATGTCGACATCGATGCCAAAGAGGTCACCGATGGTCCACCAGTCGCCACCGTAGATACAGTAGGAACGACCGTGGCCGGTTGTTTCATCATCCGACAAGGTGCCTTCGAAGTCGCCGGCACCGAGATCACCGGTCGAGTTGAAGGAGACATAGAAGTCCCCCGAACCCAAGACCAGGTTGTGGGCTGAGAAATCAACATTAGTGTATGCCGGATGGTACACATAGGTTCCCGCCGGGACGGTTTCCTGTGCAATAACCGAGCCAGGATAGCCGGCATTGTCATCCCATACACTGATAATCAAGTCGTCATTACCGACGATACCGGCGTTCTGCGAGGAGGAACCCGTAAAGTCGTAGACATCGATATCTACGGACTGAAGGGTTTCAACTCCGGCTACAGTAAACCGTTGTGCATAGTCGATAATACCATAAGCGTCGTGAGGAGCTTTCCACCAGTAGGCAGTGCCCTCATCCCAGCTTTGAGAATAGCAATCGGTAAAAGGTAACTCATAGCAACAACGCTCAGATGTCATGAGGAAGCATACATCCTCACCCCAGTCAGCAAGCATCGTACCCCAGAAGCCGTTCCAGTTTTCACTGGCCCGTTCTTCACCGGTGTACGAGTGCGGACCGGTACCTTTATCGGACACGCACCACAACGTGTCACCATCGCCGCCCAGGGTAGACCAGCCGATATGGTATTCTTCACCATTAGTGAAGACCCAATCGGCAGCCGCCCAGTTGGCTTCGGCCCACCAGAAGGATCCGCCCATGGCGGCATTAGGTACATCGGTCGAGTCCAGCTTGTTGCCGGGGAAACCGAAGCCGTCGTCGTCCCATAGGTACACCCGCATATCCGGAGTACCGGTGGCAAAACCACCATACATCAGGACCCAACCGACCTTCAGAGTACACTCAATACCTTCTTCGACGGTAAAGCGCATATTCATGAGATCGTCGCCCCAGGCATCCGGAATACTCCACACCCAGACGGATGAAACCGTGTCGTCGTAGTAGCCTATGTCTTCACAGAAGTAGGCTGACGGAGGGCTTGAAGCAACGCCGGACATCTGAACCTCGATGGGACCTTGATCCATCGGCTTCTTGAACGAAGCCGGGGCTGGACGAGCGTCTTCGATGTCATTGTAGAGTTGAGCGTTCGGGTTGACAGTCGGTATAGCATTCAGCGCCTCTACCGGCTTCTCCCCGATGCCTGAAATTGCCGTACCGCTGAGGGAAAAAACGAGACCCAGAACGAATACTGCGAATAACAGTCTTTTTAACATTTATTCCTCCTTAAAGTAAGGAAAAAACTCAAATTCGATCGCTGAGGTTCGGTATACTGCCGGACTGATCGATCACTCATAATTAATCGACCGTCATGAGGCAACAGACCACGTCCTCGGTTATGTCTAGGGAAGGTGAGGACACAAACTTCAGGCAACGAATTCACTTTCTTCCTATCTTTTGGAGTCGGAGTCTATCCTGCATTGGATAAACACCGTTTTCAGCTGTAACATGTCAAGGCTAATGAACTTTATCTTTTCGATTCTAAATATCAAATTACCTCCTGTGAAGGGTAACATCCAAAAAACAGACTAAAAGTCGAGTTTCGGAGTGTTAGTAAGAGATAGAAAAATTAGAGGCGAAGACTTAACAGTGTGGTAAACGAAAATGTCAATTGCAGAACCACTACCGAAGCAGATTATTCTACAAACAACAGCAGACCTTGAGCTTTATCAGCCATCAGGTCAAAAACGTTAGCACTATTTAGTCAATCAAAAAGAAGTACTTATGTGCGGTTACGATTAGTGACTGGTATGGCTCTCGGGCACTGCACGTAACTTACACACGCTCAGTAAGCAAAGTACAGGGAAATGGCTTATTGTCAAGGAAAATATTGCCGTTTTAAGTGCATTTTTTCACCTTCAGGTCGGTTTTCGCCCCAATTATACCATCTTCTCCCGGTTGTCGGGCGGATCGGACGCTCTGGGCGTAGCGGAGGTCCACTTCTGCCCCGGCTCAAGAGGGGATTGGCCAGACCGATTCCCGTGGACCCGGTAAAAGTCACAGAAACCCCATTTAATGCCAACTCGAAAACCGAGACTATTTTCACCTTTTTCAGATATGCAATGCCAGGGCCAGGCACTGCCGCTCTGTATGGTGTAAGCAAAACCGGATAGGGAAACATGACCAGTATTCAGCCGGAGTCAATTCGAGGAGACAAGGGTATGCCCCGGTCACCCAACGGTGACGCTCATGGCCTGAAGGGCCACCTCGGCTGCTCACGAACTCATGGCTGCGATTGTCAAACAAAACACCGGCGACAGGCGATGGCACTACTGTCATACAGGGTCAGTCGCTTTCATCTGGAAAGGTAAAACCGAGACAGTTCAAAACCTGTAACTCATCATGGAGGTGAATTATGAAAAGGATGCTTCTCACAGGAACTGTATTCATGGCGGCCGTCCTCATCGGGGTTGGCCTCACGATGTTCGTGGCTCCCAACGCGGAAGCAGACAAGTGCGCACCTGTATTCCCGCCGATTCACGACTCGACATGCGACACCGGGCCTCTCTGCTCGGAACCAACACCATATTACCTGATCCAGTGCGATGGACGCATACTCGGCTCTGGCGAGCCATGTGACTGCTATTGGATTGGATGTTGGAGTGGATCTGGGTGCTAATGAAGCAATAGTATAGCTTTTGTCGGCTGACCCCGCCTTTTCGCCGGTGTCAATGTTAAACCGAGGAGGTACGTTAATGACTGGCCGAGGCTGCTCCATCCGGGGCAGCTTTGTTTGTTATTCCGTTTGAACGGCTTTGGCCTCACAATGTCCTTGACAGGTGGGTTAGGTGGCAGGTTTCTTAGCTATCAGATGCGCCTGCTCTCATTGGACATAAATAACTTCCGGGTTATCAGAAAGGCGACACTGCCGTTGCCGGATCGCGTCATCGGTGTGATCGGCCCCAACGGCGCCGGCAAGTCCTCACTGGTGGAGGCAATTGCCTGGGTGCTCTACGGCAACCAGGCGGCACGCAGCGGTAAAGATGAGATTAAGTCTCAGTTTGCCGGTGCCGGTGAAAACTGCGAGGTCACTTTGGATTTCGAGGTAAATGACGTGCCCTATAAAGTGACACGCCGGTTGGTGGGTAGGAAGGAAAAGGCCGAAGTGGAATTGTTCCGGGGTGAAGCGGCCGAATCGGTGGGCGTAAACGAGACTCGGCAGTATGTCGGCCAGCTTTTGGGGCTGGATTTCAAGGGGTTTCTGACATCGTTCCTGGCCCGCCAGCAGGAGTTGAACGCCCTCTCGGATCTTCAGCCCTCCAAACGTCGGGACCATCTTGCCGGGATGCTTGGTATCGAACGGCTTGATCGAGGCATAATCAAGCTGAAAGAAGACCTTCGCCTGGAATCACGTCAAATCGAATTCATGGAGCAGCAGTTAAGCCATCGGACCAACCTGGCTGCCGAGATCGAACGGCTGACCACCCACTTGGGACAACTCAGTGGTCGCCAGGTTTCAATAGAAACAGGGGTCAGGAATGCCGAAGCTGCGGTCAAGTCGGTATCTGATAGAGCGGCGCAGCTTCAGGATACCAAATCGCAGTGGACACAACTGACGGCTCAGATACAGGCAGAACAAGGATCATTGACCTCACTTGAGCAGCGGCAAGCCGACCTGCAGAAAGAGGCCGACAAGCTGGCCAAAATGAAAACCCAGGCAAAAACGCTGGCAGGCACCTTGCAGGCACTTCCGAAAGTTCGCCGGGAGCTGGAAAAACACAAGGCTGCCCGCAGCAGCGTAGACGTGCGGAAGCAGATAATAACACAGCTTGAGGCTGCCCGTTCTGACTTGAAGAATGTCACAGGCGCGATTGAACTTGGTCAGGGCCGATTGAAGTCCACCAAGGCCAAGCTGAAGGCAATACCTGCTGATGTCGCCGAGCAACTAAAACAGACGCAGAGCAATCTGGAAGATGCCCGCACCTCGTTTAGCCGGCTCAAAGCAACTCGTGATAGCCTGGCTACTCAGGCCGACAAACTGACCCGGCAGGTCGGTCAGGTGGACAGGTTTGGGCCGGACTCGGTCTGTGATCGCTGCCACCGACCCCTCGGCGAAGACCTGCCAACGATTCGTAAGCATCTGATTGAGGAACTGGACAGCCTAAAAAAGCAATTGGCCGAGCACGACCGCGACCTGCTCAAGCAGGAAAAGGGTGGTGGTCAACTCAAGAAACAGTGGTCGGAACTCGACCGGCAAACCAAGACAAGATACGAGGCTGAGGTCGACCGGATCGCAGATGAGAAAGAACAGGCCACATTAGAGAAGCGAAAAACAGACCTAACAACCGCTGTCGACAAGCTCACCGAGC contains these protein-coding regions:
- a CDS encoding SMC family ATPase, with protein sequence MRLLSLDINNFRVIRKATLPLPDRVIGVIGPNGAGKSSLVEAIAWVLYGNQAARSGKDEIKSQFAGAGENCEVTLDFEVNDVPYKVTRRLVGRKEKAEVELFRGEAAESVGVNETRQYVGQLLGLDFKGFLTSFLARQQELNALSDLQPSKRRDHLAGMLGIERLDRGIIKLKEDLRLESRQIEFMEQQLSHRTNLAAEIERLTTHLGQLSGRQVSIETGVRNAEAAVKSVSDRAAQLQDTKSQWTQLTAQIQAEQGSLTSLEQRQADLQKEADKLAKMKTQAKTLAGTLQALPKVRRELEKHKAARSSVDVRKQIITQLEAARSDLKNVTGAIELGQGRLKSTKAKLKAIPADVAEQLKQTQSNLEDARTSFSRLKATRDSLATQADKLTRQVGQVDRFGPDSVCDRCHRPLGEDLPTIRKHLIEELDSLKKQLAEHDRDLLKQEKGGGQLKKQWSELDRQTKTRYEAEVDRIADEKEQATLEKRKTDLTTAVDKLTEQLAQTAEVTLDEEAHTRLSEQLAQLEEGQNQRQLLLGKLDRLPVVSKESTETKTKLNQAAGAIDKLNARLTALNYDQKAADQVATELVTAQEHLDKARGEQYAHTKDVEITQSEMNEKLRQKQALEKAEAELEEHQTSRYHREKLGLLMAEFRQHLITRIRPRLADLSSGLFSDMTGGKYSMVELDEKYNLRVWDSGQFFGVERFSGGEKDLANLCLRLAISLALTESAGLSRSFVILDEVFGSQDNERKELIIGALGSLKNRFPQLLLITHVEDIRDRVEELIEVRPTSQGYSEVIVNEVAVG
- a CDS encoding PQQ-binding-like beta-propeller repeat protein codes for the protein MLKRLLFAVFVLGLVFSLSGTAISGIGEKPVEALNAIPTVNPNAQLYNDIEDARPAPASFKKPMDQGPIEVQMSGVASSPPSAYFCEDIGYYDDTVSSVWVWSIPDAWGDDLMNMRFTVEEGIECTLKVGWVLMYGGFATGTPDMRVYLWDDDGFGFPGNKLDSTDVPNAAMGGSFWWAEANWAAADWVFTNGEEYHIGWSTLGGDGDTLWCVSDKGTGPHSYTGEERASENWNGFWGTMLADWGEDVCFLMTSERCCYELPFTDCYSQSWDEGTAYWWKAPHDAYGIIDYAQRFTVAGVETLQSVDIDVYDFTGSSSQNAGIVGNDDLIISVWDDNAGYPGSVIAQETVPAGTYVYHPAYTNVDFSAHNLVLGSGDFYVSFNSTGDLGAGDFEGTLSDDETTGHGRSYCIYGGDWWTIGDLFGIDVDMKYTANLCKDPYFECELVWYDVGPQYYWTLPDAYGDVADAQLMKSVGQECEVREVSWALYDFNPGVAYAHNSVVSVHEDVGGLPGPALASVTLTPADYVMFPSYTTVDFAPLAVAIQGLYWVSIESLSPTEAEGIATMTDFGGGGWMNGAAELWNGFWGLLCVDWGGVPCDIAFLAESYHCCIPHEERVCDPNGEGWVTHQHDQQRTGASFNSFSDAQCDLTTQWCYTHPTNQIFYTGPAISGDKIACAWDNQVQVKDLATGAALYTLTGFPLGNQIRCTPHIAGGVMYLSGGDQQSTSAWDFATGAPIWSRDITSVGVGGLFGQTRYGSFIILDQGGTDVLYFGTDDGAIVAVDAATGALYGGWASNPVYIAPGAPLKSGSTDGSQLFYNTYPGGVEGDVYAIDGASGAINWQLSTAGGLQAATVYPEGPQGGEGFAAPNAVDLEKSLLFVNSSIAAPYHPGDGVMYGINTSDGSVAYAVPSHRPNTAGTAAGPVVDRARIYQAGQSWWATPPAGGLILAFNKTTGASVWATSSPEYNTYRGDMALSCEPEGADDILIDVGHHGFIDFRNSATGDEIFRRRITYGGFPNSIALSAAIGPGYLAISDLYGTLSVLAKGDDRPRLEIQSYQPSPSVEFGPATSLHVPLPNELVNTGCTDLIFGQLETNTSANHPWIPPDFAPANVRPDVMDRASSITDRLTEGFELKAIPARPEADVDDYFVLRDRGEQMLNLGADAGVPFLQYATHTEAVVWPHAGDILAAGDTADLVLDVNQSMILRGPQDFYIVIPSNDPDFYLHDVCGQTLYGAPEIHVTIVGGCLIDTTTMQFGMGGGNTQLVTNNGRIGTGDWDPHAIDIDGDDASVYQGSFVWAGGVFEQALSTQDWYSGGGEAESYWSMQPDPNWCDDMCKAHIDEGVTLSCLGGYSTDGLTYEPIMGNRVCATYLDSMQNFDLGGGWDWSNYGAPFDNDLTMGLMCNSRTVGAVDFEPLKDLTVDIMEITERNGDPVDGWRMGATMDYDVGSDDIASRSAAGSAAWVSNGGVGDTQWGMIKFPFGCGSNPNVDFTPLINSVSGHGDGMWFNTPTLYLGDSAWDFMNRPAGEYSQAPFTSDREAHFTIAGHDFAGGDTYELAVAQFGLHGTSGDATEVDALAALANKWLGFGRGDVNNDGAIDVGDVVCLARYVNGTGPGPIPFMHLGDVDCDGDVDMDDVIYLAEFLYNDGPCPCGDWCF